The genomic segment TTCTTTGTCCTCCAGAAGGGAGGCCATGTTGAACGGAGAGACCCCGGCGTGGCTGCAGATAATCTGGTGGTCGGATCTCGGGGCGATGAACCGCTGGCAGTCCTCAAGCACGTGACCCATTGACTGCACCGTGGTGCCATCGCACGGACAGACAGCATTCTCCGTGACCTTAACCctgtgtaaatattgttttgtgtaGGCGTGTCCTGTAAGTGTCTGGGTAAGTGTGAATGTGTTGTGAGCAAGTGAGtgtaatttaatgatatgTTTAATCGTAGGGAGGTGTTGTTTAGTGTGTTGTCCTTGTGGCTCGCTCTCGTATCGAGACTGCCAGACTGAGGCGTGGAGTGATCGCGtatagtgttttataaagGTGATAGGAAATTGTGTGTAGTCCGGGGCTTTGTGAAGCTTAGCCGCCCGCTTGGCAGCGGTGTCTGCGGCCTCGTTCCCCACAATGCCCACGTGGGCCTTGACCCACGCGAACTCTATGGACCTGGACGTGTGGTGTACTGTCGAGTGTATTTTCGCAACCAAGGGGTGTGTGTCACTGCGGTTCTGGATGGCGAGAATGGCAGCGCTGCTATCTGAATACATAACCGTGCGTGTATGTTGGTTGGAAGAGGCCCATTCGCAAGCTTTGAGGATGGCTAGAAGTTCAGCCTGGAAAACAGTACAACTGTTGTGGAGCTTGAACTTCTTACTGACAGGATTGCGTCCTCGATCATAACTGTAAAGGCCGCCCCGACCGTACCATCCTCAAGTTTGCTTCCATCGGTGAAGGTGTGGGTGGTGTTAGGGTGAGCTCTTGACTGGAATTCCTGGACCTCGTTTAGGGTCCAAAACGTGTGTGAGTCGTATGTATGTCTGTGGGCTGGATGAAGGAGAAGATGTGGAGGAGTTGGAGATTCCAGTGTGATGTGAGCCGGAAGTGATGTGTGAAGTGTGTAGGATGTGATGTGTGAAGTAGTGGGGACGAGCCGGTGAGGCACGTAGATTCGATCCGGTTCACTTCTTTGACCTTAAGATCCAGGGGGGTGAACAGGGCGAGTGCGAGAGCAGCAGAGGTGGACACTGTCCTCAATCCTCTGATGGCCTTTAGGGCGAAGGCTCTCTGCATAGACAGGAGTTTCCTC from the Danaus plexippus chromosome 18 unlocalized genomic scaffold, MEX_DaPlex mxdp_35, whole genome shotgun sequence genome contains:
- the LOC133320381 gene encoding uncharacterized protein LOC133320381, translated to VIQPIITYAAGVSGHVADKKCVRKLLSMQRAFALKAIRGLRTVSTSAALALALFTPLDLKVKEVNRIESTCLTAHRHTYDSHTFWTLNEVQEFQSRAHPNTTHTFTDGSKLEDGTVGAAFTVMIEDAILSAELLAILKACEWASSNQHTRTVMYSDSSAAILAIQNRSDTHPLVAKIHSTVHHTSRSIEFAWVKAHVGIVGNEAADTAAKRAAKLHKAPDYTQFPITFIKHYTRSLHASVWQSRYESEPQGQHTKQHLPTIKHIIKLHSLAHNTFTLTQTLTGHAYTKQYLHRVKVTENAVCPCDGTTVQSMGHVLEDCQRFIAPRSDHQIICSHAGVSPFNMASLLEDKEATISFIKFSEYIINHLKAFNNT